In a genomic window of Gossypium arboreum isolate Shixiya-1 chromosome 9, ASM2569848v2, whole genome shotgun sequence:
- the LOC108454245 gene encoding zinc finger A20 and AN1 domain-containing stress-associated protein 8-like, whose translation MESHDETGCQAPEGPILCVNNCGFFGSAATMNMCSKCHKAMILKHEQVQLAAASIGSIVNGCSSGSSKEPAVAATLDVQPVNIESKIVSAEPSIDPSGTTVSELETKKGPNRCSTCHKRVGLTGFNCRCGNLFCAAHRYSDKHECTFDYQAAARSAISKANPVVRAEKLDKI comes from the coding sequence ATGGAGTCTCATGATGAAACTGGGTGCCAAGCTCCAGAAGGTCCCATCCTGTGCGTCAACAACTGTGGCTTCTTTGGAAGTGCGGCTACCATGAATATGTGCTCCAAGTGTCACAAGGCAATGATTCTGAAGCACGAACAGGTGCAACTTGCAGCAGCATCCATTGGAAGCATTGTTAATGGCTGCTCTAGTGGTAGCAGTAAGGAACCAGCTGTGGCTGCTACTTTGGATGTACAACCTGTAAATATTGAGTCAAAGATTGTGTCAGCAGAGCCATCCATTGATCCTTCTGGAACAACCGTCAGTGAGTTGGAGACAAAAAAGGGTCCTAATAGGTGCTCAACATGCCATAAGCGCGTTGGTTTGACAGGATTTAACTGCAGGTGTGGAAACCTCTTCTGTGCGGCTCATCGTTACTCAGACAAACACGAGTGCACTTTCGATTACCAGGCTGCTGCTCGTAGTGCTATTTCTAAAGCCAACCCTGTTGTTAGAGCTGAGAAACTGGATAAAATCTAA